The stretch of DNA TTACCTAATtcacataaaatgtgaaaagacgTTAGCATACCATGCTAAATCAGTCTGTTTCAggtttgtgacagtgttgtTAATGCGCTGGCCTGTATTTTGATGAACAATTACAGTCAACAGTGAGTCACTCAACTGGTCTTTTCAGGATGTGTTCCATAACAATTACTGTTTTTAATCTTAAAGGAACAAAGCGGAGTTTGGCTTATGCAAAGCAAATATAAGATAAAGAAGCTTTCTGGTTGGCTGtgttcattaatttgtctccagtgatttttttctgttctttttgttGATATACTGTCTGACACCCtgtaaagcagtttttttttcagaatgttcCACAAGCTCACTGACTGTAACAGAACActattaacaaataaatatgttagAATGTGGTTCAGTCATTTTGtaggttttaaaaaatgtcatcatatgcacaaatataaaggtTGACAGTTGAATACTTTCCCTACAATTATTATCGTCTCCCAACAATAATCTTGGGCATCCTGAACTCTGTTCTGATGACCCCTGTGTTTGATGGGCTTTGCTCCAGACTATcccattaataaaaatgtatttaagtgCTTCCACAATATatgacatggggcgacatggctcaggcagtaagagcagtcgtctggcagtcggagggttgctggttcgatcccccgcctgggctgggttgaagtgtccctgagcaagactcctaacccccaaatgctcctgacgagctggccttGCATGGCGggcaatcgctgtcggtgtgtgagtgtgtgtatgaatgggtgaatggagaagcatcaattgtacagcgctttggatcaaggctatatgaatgcctgccatttgccatttaccatttataccGACATGAATGTTTGGCTCCTCGCCATCCCTTTTTTAGCCTTTATGTCCCAAAGACAGATGACAGCCTTCGTCCACCGCATGTCAGCACCTGCATAAGATACATATTATGCAAATaaagaaatccatccatccatccattatctgaacccgcttatcctgaacagggtcgcaggggggctggagcctatcccagcatacattgggcgaaaggcaggaatacacactggacaggtcgccagtccatcgcagggcacacgcaccattcactcacacactcatgcctacgggcaatttagactctccaatcggcctaaactgcatgtctttggactgtgggaggaaaccggagtacccggaggaaacccacgcagacactgggagaacatgcaaactccgcacagagaggccccgggcgacggggattcgaacccaggacctccttgctgtgaggcgaaaTAAAGAAATCAATTTGTTACTTATTTGAGAACATATGCAGCATGGTAATTAAGGTGTTTCATTTGAAGTTCATCTcaagcaaagaaaaataaatcaatgcatTTGCCACCACACATGAATTAGAATGGAAGATTCTACCCTTGTGCAGTGTTTTGATTGATATTAGTTTTATATTAGTTATTTCTGTAAACCTTCAGCCTTTTTCTTGGGTATACAGCAGATATATGCTTGCTTTGTTATGTTGGGTGCAGTATGTTTTACAGCTTGAATTAAATGGTTCCATAGTGATGTACTGCTAAACAAGACTGTAGGATGGCTGCCTTGCCTCCATGGTCTAGCATTGAATCCTAGCTATAATATCTTGAGTGGTATTAGCGATAACTGATACTGGAAAGCTTGTGATGTCGGATTCTTTCTTTAATCAAAAGCCAGTCATAACGCTAAAGTCATAATCATAACCCTAAAGGCagtaaaatttaattaaatgaaaacactTCATAAAGTATCAAAAGGAGAGGTTGATAATGATGCAAGGGTGCACTGTAACCTACAAACAACGGTGTAGTACAACAATATATCAGAAGATCCCTTCTGTAACAATTGTTTTGTAACGTAGGCTACACGTTGGGCTTAAAAAAGCTTATGGCTTATGAGTTTCGCGAGGCACTGAGCTTCTTAACTGAGCGTGGAGCTTGCTTCTTGCGGTAAGACACTTTGAAAAATCGAATTGTCTCCTGGCCTGAGCCTTGGAGAAGAGACATGAGAAATCGTATTACCCtcattctttttcttattttgggACAATGATTCATATGAAACAGAGTAAATTTAACATAAATGCTGTATAGGTTTTTACGTCAGTTTTTATACGCACGTGAGGTTATACTTAATTAACATGAGGCCGAGGAGTAAGTAGCCTAAATTTCACTAAACGGTGCAATAGCTACACCTTGGAACGGGGTGTAATAGTGTAACGGTCGCAAAAACTAAACTTTATTTTACAATAGTTGATCACGTCGCAAATAAATGTACTGCATGCGTATAATATACCAGTAATtagccaaaataaattactatATCATCCCAACTAAATAATGTAACTGAGCTGACGCAATGTCATTTATCACATCCCGTGGGATGGTGACGGTGCACTCACGCTGTGGCTATTATTAGCGAAGTTCTGTGAGGTGCGCTGGAATGTTAAAGGGTTTTCCCAGCACTACCTTGGAATGTATCTTTGCCACTGTAGGACAGGCACCATGCAAAGAATATATCAGTCGAATATGGATACATTTGTATGCCTATTTCCGAGAATTTCCGACTTGCAATGTAGCCTACTTGCAGTCCTACTTCACGTCACCTCTTCCTCTTTTGTCAGAATCGTGGTAGTGTTTTTTGCTCTCTCGAGTCATTGGCTCACCCTCAGCTAGTTGTAAATGTAAACGCAAATATCACCATTAGCACcgttttaaaatggcaaaagTTGGTCCTTTAGTATCGTGACGCCCTCTTGTGTTAAAGATACGTTATGCATTTCTTGCGAGAAATGTTATGGGTATCTTGCTTCGTCTTTCAGAGTTACAGGATTGTGACCACAATACCCCCAAAAACCTGATTTCTGGAAGTAAACAGACTGCGATTCTTCAAATAGCCTGATATCATTTCAAAGATACATAGAATATTGttttttatcctttattttacTTAGTAACATGACTGTCTTTTCAATAGAATTTCCCTGAATACCGCcaagaaatgttattttgtgttaaaatggtTATATTAAAAATAGCCGCGCGCAGATAAATTAAGTATCTAAATACCTGCCCTTTGTGTAGATGATGTTGTTCATACCTCCGTCCACTAAGGGGCAAATATGTATTTGGCTGCTGTAGGACAGTATCTTTGGCTGCACTCTTCCGATCAATGCGCTCACTAAGTGGACAATTCTGACCTCAACACGTGACTTAATTTCAACATTTGAAGAGCTAACTTTTGTACACGCCAAGATTGGTACTGCTATGTTGGTCATACCTTCGAAATTTGGTTAAATCGGTGTAATCGCATTATTTTCCCTGTAGACTATGGTCAttatttttacactgaaaaaacacacacaggcgagGACATACGCCTTCATACTGCATTGGCCTTAATATAAAAAGCTTAAAATGAAGCACAGCCAACTAAGAAGTGTTATTACCTTAATTAAAGATATTGCAACATATAGTAGTACATAGGCTAGACGTCATCAACACATCATTAAAGTATTCTTTAATGATGTGTTTAATAATTCTTTAATGACCCATCACATCAAATCAGTCCATGATTTGTTCACTTGTTTACTTGTAGCCTAAACTCTTCCAAATGTTTGAAATATTCGGGTGGAATGAATGGAAACATTAACTGGAAGTCATAAAGAATAATTCTGATCATATGCATAAACCGCGGATTTAAGGCATGCACTCGATTTCTGAATGTTTTACACTCATGAAATGCACTTGTTTGCAAACAGCCCTTGAAAAGACTATCCGCCTAGTAGATGccaaaacactaaataaaaagcGACGCTCTGATTCGCAAGTGTGTGACGTCATGTGCCCATTTTGACTTCTGCGTTTTCGCTAGTCACGTGTCCACGTCCGAATTGTCCGTCATCCAGACTCTCCTGCCAGTCAAAACCAGAGAACACGGGAGTTTTATTGATGTTTACTGATAATCAGTAGGCTTTTATGTAGTATGTGAGGATCACAAGAAGAAGGAGGGAAATCAAAACAAGTGATTTCAAATTGGCGTATTTTCATGGGTGAGCTGCAATTTCATTTAGTTTTCCGGAATCACTGTTTAGTATTTAATCGAAAAGATAACTATATGGAGTAACTGGCTTTCCATTGTAGCTACAATATAACCAGCTAGCTGGTTATAGTAATATTATAATCGTATTTAGTCTAGATGGTTACTATGCCGATACGAGACCGTTACAATTTGGGGTTCGCCATTCTGAAATCTTAGTTAATTATAGGCTATATCTGCTAGAGCTGTACCTGACGAGTTAGCTGGCTGGTGGCAATGCTAGCTTACACTATTTACAAAAGATCTACTATATTTTCGCTTTTCTATCTAGCTATCCTTTCTAAACTGTCTGTTTTGCATTCATAACAATGATGCTATGCGTCTTCTTTACAtgtttacattgcattgcattgggAGAACTCTTAAAGTTAGTACTATGCATGAAATTTGTACCAGATATTTCGCGCTACTTGTCTCTGGTCCATACAGCTCGCAGCTGTTTTGTGCGTACTGATAAAAAACGAGCGCAACAATGTAGCTGCTTGACAAACTTAGAGATTTATTAagatttttgtttgtgtccATTCCTTTGGAGTTTATCCTCAATTTAATGTTTTGCTGGTTCTAATTACAGTCCCTTACCAGATATGCCATGTTTAATTATCGTCATCTCCCGACACTGTCTTGCCGTTCAAGTTCAATAACGTTATTATTCGTGTAACTGGGCTTTGTTAATTTTTACATGGTTATCTTTGATGGGCGACACTAAAATCTAACTAATAAGTAAAAGTGACATTACATATCGGTTTGTTTAAGCTTGTCAGATATTTTATGCTGCATCAGTTGTGGAAAACTGAACATCATGTGGAGGCCAGACTATACAAGCAGGTAGAAGTTTCGGTAACTTACATACCCCCTTCTGAAAGAGGCGTGCGTTCTGGGTGGCATTGTGCCACATCTCTCATGCTTAAAGGAACACTATTCAGGATTTTTACCTTGAAATTGTTGTAAAGTAACCATGCTCAGTACGATGCAGTGGCATCTGTCTTAGCACATGTTTGCTGAATCCCTGTTCCACTGCCTGTATATCTTCTGGACCTTTCTGGGCCTGAGTCTCTTTTTTGTGTGGGGAAGGGTGGGTGTGGCTACAGAGCCTGTGGGTGGGATCAGGGTTCAATGGAGCTAGCTAACTTGCTACTGCAATGCCGGAGGTGAAGAAGCATAGGACAGCGAAGtgaaaccattacattactttacattacattattggcatttggcagacgctcttatccagagcgacgtacagttgattagactaagcaggagacaatcctcccctggagcagtgcagggttaagggccttgctcaagggcccaacggctgtacagatcttgatcttattgtggttacaccggaattagaaccaccgaccttgcgtgtccctgtCATTTAAACCAGCTGATGGGCCCGGTTTAAAAACCAGTCAATCAGGGAATTGCTTTTCCTCGATGGCGACAGCTatcaaaaaacatacatataaaaataaaaagaaatattaaataaaagacGGAGACTGGGTGGGGTTGAGGACGGAGGAGGAGACTTTCTTTGATTTTAAACACAGGACCACAACAAGGATACAAATcttgcatagtatgcctttaagtaGACTTTTGGGGACTATAGGCAAAAAATAATTTGGGGTCCTCTGCCTAATCTGCCTAGTGGAAGGGATGGCTCTGCCTTCAAGTAAAACCAGAAAACTGATGCTACTGCTGTGTCGTGACTATTCTGTGAATTTTTTATGGGGAATGACACCCATGTCttctggtccagaatgctgttGCCCATCTGGTCTTCAGTCTGCCAAAATTCACACATACTACTACACCACTTTTGAAGATCCTTCTCTGGATTCTGGTGTCTACCCACATTCAACTCAAATCTCTCACACTGGCATACCAAGCATCAAATGGTACTGCCCCTTTCTGTCTTCAGAAAGTGATCACATTGTGTACCCTCACCAGACTTCTCTATTCAGCGTTATCATACTAGCTCTGTTCCATCTCTGAAAGCTCCTGACAGCTGCCCTTTACAGGCCCGGATTCTCTCTGCATTCATTCCCCAATGGTGAAAGGACCTTCCCCAATCAGTCAAGAAGTAATTTTCACTGACTGTCTTCTGCAAGCatctcaaaacccaccttttcaaattACACATAGGCTCTTACTTAATGTTTCGGAGAACGATCCCGTGTTTAAACCTAAACTTAAAAGTtcctgtctttaaaaaaatgaaaaagccaACCCTTATCTCCCTTTGAACACGTATGATTGTTGCTGTATCAATCCATAGCTGTTATGGTGTTTGCTTTCCATATTAAACTTTTTGAAAGTCACTATGGTTGTAGGCACCTGTGAAATGAGTAAATTGTAAGAGTGTAAACTCatcctttcattttgtttcagttgtCTTCTGGTTGCGGTTATACTGTCGGGATGAGGATCCGGCTCCAGGGCACCAGCCACGGGGCGAATCTCCTCGCCGAGCTGAACCGCTGCCGGCTGTCCAACTCCCTGTGCGATGTGATGCTGCGGGTGGGTGGGCGCTCCTTCCCGGCCCACCGCGTGGTGCTGGCCTCCGCGGCCTCCTACTTCCGGAGCCTGTTCTCCACGGGCACCCGGCTGGCCAGCACGGTCACTCTGGACTTTGTGGCCCCGGCCAACTTTGAGAAAGTGCTGACCTTCATCTACACGGCAGAGATTTTCACAGATCTGATCAATGTGGGTGTGCTGTACGAATTGGCCGAGCGGCTGGGGGTGAGGGAACTGGTGCGCGCCTGCCACGCCACTTTCCCCGACCTACGGGGGTCCGGTCCCGGCGAGCAAGAGGCTGACGGGGACCCCGAACTGGGCCTTACCCCTACGCCCGCGGGCCCCGCTTCTGTCTGCTCGTCCTCAGCGGCCTCgtcgtcctcctcttcctcttcctcgggTTACTCCACCGCCGCGCCCACTCCAGCTGCCCCTCTCCCCACGCTCCCTAAGGATAGGAGCCATTTCCACGTGCCATCCCCCTacctgtccccctccccctccgcgcCTCCGCTGTCCCAGCCCCCCAAGGCGGAGGACGCAGGCTCGCTCTCCGAGTACGGCCGGGCGGCCGATGGGAAACGCCCGGAGCAGAGCCCGTTGGACTGCGGCCCCCCAAGGGCTGGGGAcgttctcctgaacccccctctgCAGCTGAAGACTGAGGAGATAGAGGAAGAAGGGGACTCGGCTGAGAGGGAGAAGGACCCGGAGGAGCCTGGGCCCACCCGGCAGTGTGCTGTCGATGCCTACTCTTACCCGGACTCTTCGGCCCAACTGGGAGGGGAGCTGTGCGCCCCTTCCTCCTCATCCGGGGACCCCCTGGAAGGCCTGCAGATTGGACCAGGGGAAGAGAGGTTGGGCATAGAGGAGGGGGACGTGCTGTTCGAGGAGGACGAAGAGGTCATAGGAGAAGAGAGGCCCGCACTGGTGGGTGGAACAGGGGTTGACGACGGCAGCGCGATGGCGATTGAGGAGATCATCGAGCTGAGCGACGAGGAGGCGAACTAcattggggaggaggaggaggaggaggaagacctGGTGTGCCTGGAGGGTGGGAGCCAGAGCTGGGCGACGTGCAGGGCCTGCGGGGAGACTCTGCCGGCCGACGCGGCTGCTGTCCGAGCGCACGCCGAGACGCACCTGTCCGAGACCGGGGCCTGCCGCGTGTGCAGCGCCAACTTCTCCGACCGCGCTGCCCGCGTCACGCACGCCCTCACGCACGTGGgcatcctcctcttctcctgcgACATGTGCCGCTTGCAGTTCTGCAGCCAGGCGCGGCTGAACCGTCACCGCCGGCAGGCCATCACTGGGGCTCAGCAGCCACAGCCCGGTCAGCTCAACAGCACCTCCTGGGGGCCCGGAGGAGAACTGCGCTGTGCTGTTTGTGGAAAACTGCTCACCAAGGACTTCCAGGTCAGGCCGGGACTTTAGTTTTTGTGTTCAATTTCACACATGGGAATGTTAATGATCTTTAGTCACTGATGATTCATTGTGTTGCTCCATTTGTGGTTTACActaaggcaggggtgtccaatcttatccagaaagggccggtgtgtgtgcaggtagttgttttagcacaggactaagacagctgattctactcaacaaggtcttgattaaagactatgattagttcattagtataatcaggtgtgttactgctgggtttaaacaaaaacctgcacccaggccagccctttctggataagattggacacccctgcactAAAGCAATAGTATCTGCTGTACTTATTATATGTGGGTGCCTATTGTTTTTTCTCAcattaccccctctctctgtccttctcctgTAGGCTGTGAGGGATCACCTCCTGgctcacgtgtgtgtgcagtcgCTGCGGTGTGGGGTTTGTCAGCACCCCCAGCCCTCGCTCTGCGCCCTGCTCTGGCACGCCCTCACGCACCTCTCCTTGCCCATCTACTCCTGCCCCCGCTGTGCCTGCAGCTTCCTGGAGCGCCCCCTGATGGAGAGGCACCTGGCGCTGCACGCCGGGGAGGACGGGCCGAGGCCGGGGAGCGAGCCAGGCTCCCAGGGCGACGGGGCGGAGGAGCTGCGCTGCTTCCTGTGCCCGCAGGTCTTCCACTCGGCCTCCGCCTTCCAGTACCACCTGAGCCAGCACGCCGGCAACCTGCAGGGCCGCCCCGGGAACGGCAAGCGCAAGGCCGACCACGCCCTGGAGTACTCCTCCCCCTCGCCCGGGGAGGCCGGCGGCCCTGGCAGGATGGGTCACCTGGGGGCCGGGGCGGACGGGCTGCTGGGCCAGGGTCTCCGTGGCGACGGGGTCTCCGCGGCGGGCCAGAAGGCTAAATGGTACCGGTGCCGGTACTGCGGGAAGCCGTTCGCCCACTCGGGCGAGTTCACCTACCACCTGCGCATCCACACGGGGGAGAAGCCCTACCAGTGCAAGGTGTGCCTGCGCTTCTTCCGCGGCCGCTCCACCATGATCTGCCACCTGAAGACCCACTCCGGCGCCCTCATGTACCGCTGCACCGTCTGCGGCCTCTACTTCTCCACCCTCAAGCTGGTCTCCTCCCACATGGAGCTGCACAAGGACTGCCTGCCGCCCGACTTCAACATCGAGCAGACCTTCATGTACAATGACCACTCGAAAGAACCCATCCCCAACCTGGACAGCTGATTGGCTCACGGGGGAACCACAGGCCCCTGTAGCCCCTATTCATCCTGTCTTGTCCGTTAATAAGATTTT from Conger conger chromosome 14, fConCon1.1, whole genome shotgun sequence encodes:
- the LOC133110313 gene encoding zinc finger and BTB domain-containing protein 39, producing MRIRLQGTSHGANLLAELNRCRLSNSLCDVMLRVGGRSFPAHRVVLASAASYFRSLFSTGTRLASTVTLDFVAPANFEKVLTFIYTAEIFTDLINVGVLYELAERLGVRELVRACHATFPDLRGSGPGEQEADGDPELGLTPTPAGPASVCSSSAASSSSSSSSSGYSTAAPTPAAPLPTLPKDRSHFHVPSPYLSPSPSAPPLSQPPKAEDAGSLSEYGRAADGKRPEQSPLDCGPPRAGDVLLNPPLQLKTEEIEEEGDSAEREKDPEEPGPTRQCAVDAYSYPDSSAQLGGELCAPSSSSGDPLEGLQIGPGEERLGIEEGDVLFEEDEEVIGEERPALVGGTGVDDGSAMAIEEIIELSDEEANYIGEEEEEEEDLVCLEGGSQSWATCRACGETLPADAAAVRAHAETHLSETGACRVCSANFSDRAARVTHALTHVGILLFSCDMCRLQFCSQARLNRHRRQAITGAQQPQPGQLNSTSWGPGGELRCAVCGKLLTKDFQAVRDHLLAHVCVQSLRCGVCQHPQPSLCALLWHALTHLSLPIYSCPRCACSFLERPLMERHLALHAGEDGPRPGSEPGSQGDGAEELRCFLCPQVFHSASAFQYHLSQHAGNLQGRPGNGKRKADHALEYSSPSPGEAGGPGRMGHLGAGADGLLGQGLRGDGVSAAGQKAKWYRCRYCGKPFAHSGEFTYHLRIHTGEKPYQCKVCLRFFRGRSTMICHLKTHSGALMYRCTVCGLYFSTLKLVSSHMELHKDCLPPDFNIEQTFMYNDHSKEPIPNLDS